A part of Bacteroidia bacterium genomic DNA contains:
- a CDS encoding C25 family cysteine peptidase, which yields MKKRFLIYIILLLSFSAAKAQFFDYGNTWYKSNPNRTFIRLVVEKEGIYRATVSDLAAAGFDLSSVNPDNLKLYYRGKEVSLFVKKSGGQLLYVEFFGERNNGQIDSIMYRNPTSGIHEPDLQPNKRISLFSDESVYFLTWDNTPSGNRYFNIFDPTYSLLTPESSFKYTAWKEYTAGVSGYEYVRGGGGPYDSFYTLNSDYVTGEGYVGPGFAYGDPYTEKIQTPFAANTGNPVKVLTRVFGRSNTQHQLRIEMNGNTTTPVLDTAINISSIYIKTYERDYTPSGQLTTITDLTFHANRANTDNNNICYSAITYDRLPNMNGDSTLRITDWNKSTKAYIKLENLAGMDTVFAYDLENRIRHKGLITNGAGGKTASIILLGFPNSRDVFIATDAGIRKPRIEASNLKKLFDPTQGAEHIIITHRELAPSAIAYANYRDTATVNPVSVRIVYTDEIYDEYGFGTITPWAIKRFCKDALDHWNVKPRYFLLWGKGKFITRGHEDEHIVPTYGYPATDYEFISHFDQQSVTIRPEASIGRLNIFTNAEGLEYLDKVNEYEHTPWEPWMKEGTFLGGGGTLGEQNSISSAFDYMIDIFSHIPLGGKAHYFQKNSSSITIDPTTASYHDEISAGVSIIHFFGHSTQNIQDVSVREPFEYNNFGKYPLMIAMGCFGGDFTVDEESFGERWVKEPHRGAIAYIGNSSAGYLNPLRDYGRVFYKYYSDKMLGQAIGDIIRTGFTVYSDSLIGVQYRNHGRQMNLQGDPAIRMAHPVKPDLEINQSSIYFTPDNFTAQDDSFRINIITSNYGLATDDSFRVTVTQRLPDGKDFLHPAHDYEVVRYRDTLSFTLNNPVGNQMTGQNLFQVFVDSRDSIDEYFETNNRVNINRIVPGNIPAILYPTEYAVVGESQISLQASAFFMTKDQSVGYFFEIDTSALFNSPAKVNSGVINGTSTFVEWPLPFSLTDSTVYFWRVRLTNVSPVTWSNASFKYINNRTGWAQARLEQFTKDETDKVVLDQIQKEWRFANFGVEYEFITRKNGGFAYSRNGNLVADVILNGFSGDGVAFVVLDQLSLTPIFSNQYYGNFGSAIAPNEMHLLRNAILNTKQGDYFIVGSNLNPHIPQWSEDVFLALKEIGASDNIRLLKDGDAFMIMGRKGYPNSATEIFAPNSGDKYLINNVFLANYQQGDIISTRIGPASAWQEVFWKWYSIDPIVQEKTEISVRGERFDGTDTLFYENISANTLNISDIDAKEFQFLRLSAHLQDTARATAPQLDNWHVLFVPTPDVVVDPVTNFEFRSDTVVEGQDVFIHMGAKNISNYNMDSLKVKIFVDRNDRTRLLLDSMRIAPVLANGPTVEFEYQFNTFGMELEGNVNLIVELNPDGDQPEQHLFNNVYVQGFYVLVDRINPILDVTVDGKHIIDGDIISPRPEILIEVNDENRFQAVSDSNAFELYFKKGITPSTDFERIFISTDPRITWQAGQLPENKARLYFYPGKETPLEDGDYSLKVQGRDQRGNASGKGESFYEIRFKVESKSTITHVLNYPNPFSSNTRFVYTLTGMEIPDLFQIHIYTISGKLVKVIDLLALGDVHIGRNITNYSWDGTDEYGDRLANGVYLYRVVTRMPTQTLELQDQSTGQYFNNGFGKMVIMR from the coding sequence ATGAAAAAGCGCTTTCTCATATATATTATCCTGCTCCTGAGCTTTTCTGCTGCAAAGGCACAATTTTTTGACTACGGAAACACATGGTATAAATCCAACCCCAACCGCACTTTCATACGGCTGGTAGTAGAAAAGGAGGGCATTTACAGAGCTACTGTTTCTGATCTTGCTGCCGCAGGTTTTGATCTGTCGTCGGTCAACCCCGACAACCTGAAACTTTATTACCGGGGAAAGGAAGTGTCTTTGTTTGTCAAAAAATCTGGCGGACAACTTCTCTATGTGGAGTTTTTCGGAGAAAGAAACAACGGGCAGATCGATTCGATCATGTACAGAAATCCCACTTCAGGTATTCATGAACCCGATCTTCAGCCCAATAAGCGAATCAGTCTTTTTTCGGATGAATCCGTATATTTTCTCACCTGGGACAATACTCCTTCCGGCAATCGCTATTTTAATATATTTGACCCTACCTATTCCCTACTCACCCCCGAATCCTCTTTCAAATACACGGCATGGAAAGAATATACCGCAGGTGTCAGCGGATATGAATATGTAAGGGGAGGCGGCGGCCCGTATGACTCATTTTATACCCTCAACTCCGACTATGTAACCGGCGAGGGATATGTAGGGCCGGGATTTGCCTATGGAGATCCCTATACCGAAAAAATCCAGACGCCTTTTGCTGCCAATACCGGAAATCCTGTAAAAGTGCTCACCCGTGTTTTTGGGCGATCGAATACACAGCACCAGCTTCGTATAGAAATGAACGGCAATACCACTACACCGGTATTGGACACAGCCATTAATATCAGTTCTATCTATATCAAAACCTATGAGCGGGACTACACGCCATCCGGACAGCTGACGACCATTACCGACCTCACCTTCCACGCCAACCGCGCCAATACCGACAACAACAATATCTGTTATTCTGCCATCACCTATGACCGGTTGCCCAATATGAACGGAGATTCTACTTTAAGAATCACTGACTGGAATAAATCAACCAAAGCCTATATCAAACTGGAAAATCTGGCTGGAATGGATACTGTATTCGCCTATGACCTGGAAAACAGAATCCGCCACAAAGGCCTGATCACAAATGGCGCCGGAGGAAAAACAGCCAGTATCATCCTGCTTGGTTTTCCCAATTCCCGCGACGTTTTTATTGCGACAGATGCGGGCATAAGAAAACCGCGCATTGAGGCTTCCAATTTAAAAAAACTGTTTGACCCGACACAGGGAGCAGAACATATTATCATTACTCACCGGGAACTTGCACCTTCGGCAATTGCCTACGCCAATTACCGCGACACGGCTACCGTCAATCCGGTTTCAGTCAGGATCGTTTATACAGATGAAATCTACGACGAATACGGGTTTGGCACGATTACCCCATGGGCCATCAAGCGGTTTTGTAAGGATGCACTTGATCACTGGAATGTAAAACCCCGGTATTTTCTCCTGTGGGGAAAGGGCAAATTTATCACCCGTGGTCACGAAGATGAGCATATTGTCCCAACCTACGGTTATCCCGCCACAGACTATGAGTTTATCAGTCACTTTGACCAGCAGTCGGTTACCATTCGCCCGGAGGCATCCATCGGAAGGTTAAACATATTTACGAATGCAGAAGGATTAGAGTACCTCGATAAAGTCAACGAGTATGAACATACGCCATGGGAACCATGGATGAAAGAAGGCACTTTCCTTGGCGGCGGGGGAACGCTGGGAGAGCAAAATTCTATCAGCTCTGCCTTTGATTATATGATCGACATATTCTCTCATATTCCATTGGGCGGGAAAGCCCATTATTTTCAGAAAAATAGTTCTTCGATTACGATAGACCCCACGACGGCTTCCTATCACGACGAAATATCGGCAGGAGTTTCTATTATCCACTTTTTTGGCCATTCCACCCAGAATATCCAGGATGTGTCTGTAAGGGAACCTTTTGAGTACAACAATTTTGGGAAATATCCACTGATGATTGCCATGGGCTGTTTTGGCGGGGACTTTACCGTAGATGAAGAAAGTTTTGGAGAACGATGGGTAAAGGAGCCTCATCGCGGCGCTATCGCCTATATTGGTAATTCCAGTGCTGGTTATCTCAATCCGCTTCGCGACTACGGGAGGGTTTTTTACAAATACTATAGCGACAAAATGTTGGGACAGGCAATCGGAGATATTATCCGTACGGGTTTTACCGTTTATTCGGACTCTCTCATCGGCGTACAATACCGCAACCACGGGCGCCAGATGAATCTCCAGGGTGATCCTGCAATCAGAATGGCGCATCCGGTGAAACCCGACCTGGAAATCAATCAATCCAGTATCTATTTTACGCCTGACAATTTCACCGCACAGGATGATTCATTCAGAATCAATATCATCACCAGCAACTATGGACTCGCGACGGATGATAGTTTTCGGGTAACCGTAACCCAAAGATTACCTGATGGAAAAGACTTCCTCCACCCTGCGCATGACTATGAAGTTGTGAGGTACAGGGATACTCTTTCCTTTACCCTCAACAATCCCGTAGGCAACCAGATGACGGGACAAAACTTATTTCAGGTATTTGTCGATTCCCGTGATTCGATCGATGAGTATTTTGAAACCAACAACCGCGTCAATATCAACCGGATTGTGCCCGGAAATATACCTGCGATTCTCTACCCTACAGAATATGCAGTCGTGGGGGAAAGTCAGATCTCTTTGCAGGCGTCAGCATTTTTTATGACGAAAGATCAGAGTGTGGGGTATTTTTTCGAAATCGATACCTCTGCTTTATTTAATTCCCCTGCAAAAGTAAATTCAGGGGTGATCAACGGAACCTCCACTTTTGTCGAATGGCCACTGCCCTTCTCGCTTACCGACAGCACCGTATATTTCTGGCGGGTACGACTCACCAATGTAAGCCCCGTAACCTGGAGTAATGCTTCCTTCAAATACATCAACAACCGCACAGGCTGGGCTCAGGCAAGACTGGAGCAGTTTACCAAGGACGAAACCGATAAAGTCGTGCTTGACCAGATCCAGAAAGAATGGCGATTTGCAAATTTTGGGGTTGAGTATGAATTTATCACCCGAAAAAATGGAGGATTTGCATACAGCCGCAACGGTAACCTCGTGGCAGACGTGATATTAAATGGATTTTCGGGCGATGGTGTAGCATTCGTCGTACTGGATCAGCTTTCACTTACCCCCATTTTTTCAAACCAATATTACGGCAACTTCGGCTCAGCCATTGCCCCCAACGAAATGCACCTGCTGAGAAATGCAATTCTCAATACCAAACAGGGCGATTATTTTATCGTAGGCAGCAATCTCAATCCCCATATACCCCAATGGTCTGAGGATGTATTCCTCGCACTCAAAGAAATCGGAGCCTCGGATAATATACGTCTGCTGAAAGATGGAGATGCTTTTATGATCATGGGCAGAAAAGGATATCCAAACTCCGCTACAGAAATTTTTGCGCCCAACTCCGGAGATAAGTACCTGATCAACAATGTTTTTCTGGCCAACTATCAGCAAGGGGATATCATATCCACGCGGATCGGCCCGGCAAGTGCATGGCAGGAAGTTTTCTGGAAATGGTATTCCATAGACCCGATCGTTCAGGAGAAAACTGAAATCTCTGTCCGGGGAGAGCGATTTGACGGAACAGACACCTTATTCTACGAAAATATCAGTGCCAACACGCTGAATATTTCCGACATAGATGCAAAAGAGTTTCAGTTTTTGAGACTCTCCGCCCATCTTCAGGATACTGCACGCGCCACCGCTCCACAGCTTGACAACTGGCACGTACTATTTGTCCCGACGCCTGATGTGGTAGTAGATCCCGTTACAAACTTTGAGTTCAGATCAGATACCGTCGTGGAAGGACAGGATGTGTTTATCCATATGGGGGCGAAAAATATTTCCAACTACAATATGGACAGCCTGAAGGTGAAGATATTTGTGGACAGAAACGACCGCACCCGTCTGTTGCTTGACAGTATGCGGATTGCACCGGTTCTGGCAAATGGCCCTACAGTTGAGTTTGAATATCAGTTTAACACTTTCGGGATGGAACTGGAGGGAAATGTAAATCTGATTGTAGAGTTAAACCCGGACGGAGATCAGCCCGAACAACATTTGTTTAACAATGTCTATGTACAGGGATTTTATGTGCTGGTGGACAGGATCAACCCGATTTTGGACGTGACGGTTGACGGCAAACATATTATTGACGGAGACATTATATCGCCAAGGCCGGAAATACTGATCGAAGTAAACGACGAAAACCGTTTCCAGGCGGTGTCTGACTCCAACGCATTTGAGCTGTACTTCAAGAAAGGGATCACCCCATCGACCGATTTTGAGCGGATATTTATCAGTACAGATCCCCGGATCACCTGGCAGGCAGGGCAGTTGCCCGAAAACAAGGCGCGGTTATATTTTTATCCGGGCAAAGAAACTCCGTTGGAGGATGGCGACTATTCTTTGAAAGTCCAGGGCAGAGACCAGCGGGGAAATGCCTCCGGCAAAGGCGAAAGTTTCTACGAAATCCGCTTCAAGGTTGAGTCCAAAAGCACCATTACGCATGTGCTGAATTACCCCAATCCATTCTCTTCGAATACCCGTTTTGTCTATACACTTACCGGTATGGAAATCCCCGATCTGTTTCAGATCCATATCTATACGATCAGTGGAAAACTGGTAAAAGTAATAGACCTGCTGGCATTGGGCGATGTACATATTGGCCGGAATATCACCAACTATTCATGGGATGGGACGGATGAATATGGAGACAGACTCGCCAACGGCGTGTATCTGTATCGGGTGGTAACCCGCATGCCGACACAGACGCTGGAATTACAAGACCAGAGTACCGGCCAGTACTTCAATAATGGCTTCGGGAAAATGGTCATTATGCGGTAA
- a CDS encoding PorV/PorQ family protein, with translation MFLRNLCSLLACLFILSSTFGQESDPAASGKQTLAPKYSNEFLKIGIGARAFGMGNAQIAIAEDVTAGYWNPAGLASASSPLYPEVSLMHASYFANIATYNYAGFTLPVDSAGTRRFGVTLIRLGIDDIPNTLKLVEPDGSINYDKVQSFSNTDFAALFSYAWSIPGIKGLSLGTNVKIIYRSVGRFANAWGFGLDVAARYQVKNFSAGLMVTDITNTFNAWTFNTETFEDDFIKTGNVVPLNSIELTRPSVRLGLAYDLKLARKLSMLVAVDNDVYFDGNRSSSLLSGSGISIDPRAGIELAYLNSQYRKVAFLRGGFYNLQNIKDQNGENAVGLFPTAGIGVVLKNFQIDYALANIGNLSENLHTHIVSLKFHIQ, from the coding sequence ATGTTTCTGAGAAACCTCTGTAGTTTACTTGCTTGCTTGTTTATCCTATCTTCAACCTTTGGCCAGGAATCAGATCCTGCAGCATCTGGAAAACAGACGCTGGCACCCAAATACAGCAATGAATTTCTAAAAATAGGCATTGGAGCCCGCGCTTTTGGCATGGGCAACGCCCAGATTGCCATTGCAGAAGATGTCACTGCCGGGTACTGGAATCCGGCGGGCCTTGCTTCGGCTTCCTCCCCGCTTTACCCGGAAGTATCGCTTATGCACGCTTCCTATTTCGCGAATATTGCTACCTACAACTACGCAGGATTTACCCTGCCGGTAGATTCCGCAGGTACGCGCAGGTTTGGGGTTACGCTGATACGGCTGGGTATTGACGATATTCCCAATACTCTCAAACTGGTCGAACCCGACGGCTCGATCAATTATGACAAAGTGCAGAGCTTTTCCAATACGGATTTTGCCGCACTCTTTTCCTACGCATGGTCGATCCCGGGTATTAAGGGTCTCAGCCTCGGCACCAATGTGAAAATCATATACCGCAGTGTAGGGCGCTTTGCCAATGCCTGGGGATTTGGTCTTGACGTGGCAGCCCGGTATCAGGTCAAAAACTTTAGTGCCGGTTTAATGGTTACAGATATCACCAATACGTTTAACGCGTGGACTTTTAACACGGAAACTTTTGAGGATGACTTTATAAAAACCGGAAACGTCGTGCCGCTCAACTCCATAGAACTCACCCGCCCGTCTGTCAGACTCGGACTGGCCTATGACCTGAAACTTGCACGTAAGCTAAGTATGCTTGTCGCGGTAGATAATGACGTGTATTTTGACGGGAACCGCAGCAGTTCGCTGCTCAGTGGCAGCGGGATAAGCATTGACCCGCGCGCAGGTATTGAGCTGGCTTACCTCAACAGCCAGTACCGCAAAGTGGCTTTTCTCCGGGGAGGGTTTTATAACCTTCAGAACATTAAAGATCAAAACGGCGAAAATGCTGTGGGCCTTTTCCCAACCGCAGGAATCGGTGTCGTATTAAAAAACTTTCAAATTGACTATGCGCTTGCCAATATTGGCAACCTGTCCGAAAATTTGCACACACATATTGTCTCACTGAAGTTTCATATTCAGTAA
- a CDS encoding peptide MFS transporter produces MSQATTMESSHPKGLWVLFGTEMWERFNFYGMRALLSLFLVNSLMMKESEASIIYGGFLGLCYLTPLFGGYISDNFLGNRLCIMLGGLIMALGQGFLFWSAWVFSSDLQFATFLTWIALGLIIIGNGFFKPNISSMVGSLYPQEKKSMLDSAFTIFYMGINLGAILGQFICPIVGDVKIGDVRDLTAFKWGYLAACIAMLLGVVIFYFFKDKYIVTPEGKAIGGKPKRSTDSHDENGEATRAIFGNKSIIGAAVAFVLLVILFQFGLGQNLIYSFIYASGISLAGLILTDESLTKVERDRILVIYIVSFFVIFFWAAFEQAGSSLTFIADYQTDRNLFGWDMPPSMVQIFNGLFVVAFAMPFSYMWLWLQKKGKEPISPVKQAIGLALIALGYLVIANKVDGLGTSGKIGIIWLVVMYLLHTWGELCLSPIGLSLVSKLSPKRFSSLLFGVWFISNACAYAFAGTLGALLPPTGDKYLEAEKLGVDLNAYLTGAVTLTPEQMQAYTEANLPAAFPSFAGFTITSLYEFFMIFVLLCGVAAIVLLAITPFLKRMMHGIK; encoded by the coding sequence ATGAGTCAGGCAACTACTATGGAGAGCTCTCACCCCAAAGGACTATGGGTACTTTTTGGCACGGAGATGTGGGAGCGTTTTAATTTTTATGGCATGAGGGCACTGCTCTCGCTTTTTCTGGTGAACTCTCTGATGATGAAAGAATCTGAGGCTTCGATCATCTATGGAGGTTTTCTGGGACTGTGTTACCTCACCCCACTTTTTGGCGGTTATATTTCTGATAATTTTCTGGGTAATCGCCTCTGTATTATGCTGGGCGGACTTATCATGGCCCTCGGGCAGGGGTTCTTGTTTTGGAGTGCCTGGGTTTTTAGCAGCGATCTGCAGTTTGCTACATTCCTCACCTGGATTGCGCTGGGATTGATCATTATTGGAAATGGGTTCTTCAAACCCAATATTTCTTCAATGGTAGGTTCGCTATATCCTCAGGAAAAAAAGAGCATGCTTGATAGCGCATTTACTATTTTCTATATGGGCATCAACCTGGGCGCAATTCTTGGCCAGTTTATTTGTCCTATCGTCGGTGATGTTAAGATCGGAGATGTGCGCGATCTCACGGCGTTTAAATGGGGATATCTCGCAGCTTGTATCGCGATGCTGTTGGGCGTTGTGATTTTTTACTTTTTCAAAGACAAGTATATTGTTACACCCGAAGGAAAAGCGATTGGCGGAAAACCTAAACGCTCAACTGATTCTCACGACGAAAATGGCGAAGCAACCCGCGCAATTTTTGGGAATAAAAGTATCATTGGTGCAGCAGTGGCTTTTGTACTGCTGGTAATATTATTTCAATTTGGTCTGGGCCAAAACCTGATCTACTCCTTTATCTATGCATCAGGTATTTCCCTTGCCGGCCTTATTCTTACAGATGAGTCGCTTACTAAAGTAGAACGAGACCGGATTCTGGTCATTTATATAGTGTCGTTTTTTGTGATATTCTTCTGGGCAGCTTTCGAACAGGCGGGTTCGTCTCTGACATTTATTGCTGACTATCAGACTGACAGAAACCTTTTCGGCTGGGATATGCCGCCTTCCATGGTGCAGATTTTCAACGGACTGTTTGTGGTAGCTTTTGCCATGCCTTTCAGCTATATGTGGTTGTGGCTGCAAAAAAAGGGAAAAGAACCGATCTCTCCGGTAAAACAGGCGATTGGTCTTGCGTTGATTGCGCTGGGATATCTTGTAATCGCAAATAAAGTAGACGGATTGGGAACTTCTGGGAAAATCGGCATCATCTGGCTTGTGGTCATGTACCTCCTTCACACCTGGGGAGAGCTTTGTCTTTCACCTATAGGCCTTTCGCTGGTATCCAAATTGTCCCCTAAACGATTCTCTTCCCTGCTCTTTGGCGTATGGTTTATCTCCAATGCCTGTGCTTATGCATTTGCGGGTACACTGGGCGCTTTGCTGCCACCTACCGGGGACAAATATCTCGAAGCAGAAAAATTGGGGGTTGACCTCAATGCCTATCTGACGGGAGCAGTTACGCTTACTCCTGAACAAATGCAGGCTTATACGGAGGCCAACCTTCCAGCGGCATTCCCTTCGTTTGCCGGTTTTACCATTACCAGCCTCTATGAATTCTTTATGATATTTGTATTATTGTGCGGGGTTGCGGCAATAGTATTGTTGGCTATTACGCCATTTTTGAAACGTATGATGCACGGCATAAAGTAA
- a CDS encoding peptide MFS transporter, which yields MEQSVSRADIQKFEGKYPPQLWYLFFSEMWERFCFYGMRGMLIFFMVDQLMMDETRANLQYGATQAFVYAFTFIGGLFADKILGYRKSLFWGGILMIVGSLVLAFDPSRFFFFGITFTIIGTGFFKPNISTMVGQLYAEGDPRRDAGFSLFYAGINTGALLGGYLCIAVGKGELFGAIIPENLRWNVAFSFAAIVMLISLLTFLFTQRRMGDIGLSPLQDLSDSRRKLYEWLTYLGSLALLPVIMTMVSRTEYTDYFMYTIGPLTIAYLIYEMFKLSAAENKKLIAAFVFIFFSIAFWAFFEQSGGSLSIFAANNLSSEVLGIHLDPNGVNNSANSLFVIIFAALLGMVWLWMSKRNIEPNTVVKFGLAFLFLAGGFYIFYYTRFFSSPEGVTSLNVFTLGWLIITFGELSLSPIGMSIMTKLAPEKLQAVMMGMWFLASAYGQYFAGLLGANIAEASENASNYEKLLVYTEGYRQLGMYAVIAGVILIAISPVVRKLMQEVK from the coding sequence ATGGAACAATCAGTGAGCAGAGCGGATATTCAGAAGTTTGAAGGGAAATATCCGCCCCAACTTTGGTATCTCTTTTTCTCTGAAATGTGGGAGCGTTTTTGCTTCTACGGTATGCGGGGTATGTTGATCTTTTTTATGGTAGATCAACTGATGATGGACGAGACCAGGGCAAATCTCCAGTATGGAGCGACTCAGGCTTTCGTTTATGCCTTTACTTTTATCGGCGGCTTGTTTGCAGATAAAATTCTGGGATACCGTAAATCTCTCTTCTGGGGAGGTATTCTGATGATTGTCGGTAGTCTGGTTCTGGCATTTGATCCCAGCAGGTTTTTCTTTTTTGGTATTACCTTTACCATCATTGGAACGGGCTTTTTTAAACCCAATATCTCCACGATGGTCGGGCAGCTATATGCAGAAGGAGACCCGCGGAGAGATGCCGGATTTTCACTTTTTTATGCCGGAATCAACACAGGCGCTTTACTGGGAGGTTATCTCTGCATTGCAGTAGGAAAAGGCGAACTATTTGGGGCAATCATCCCTGAAAATCTGCGTTGGAATGTGGCATTTAGTTTTGCTGCAATTGTCATGCTCATTAGCCTTCTGACCTTTCTTTTTACGCAACGCAGAATGGGGGATATTGGCCTTTCACCCCTACAGGATCTTTCCGATTCCCGTCGTAAATTGTATGAATGGCTGACATATCTGGGCTCCCTTGCTTTGCTGCCGGTAATTATGACGATGGTTTCACGTACCGAGTATACAGATTATTTTATGTATACCATCGGCCCGCTGACCATTGCGTATCTGATTTATGAAATGTTCAAACTGAGTGCAGCTGAAAATAAAAAGCTGATAGCCGCTTTTGTGTTTATTTTCTTTTCTATTGCCTTCTGGGCATTTTTCGAGCAAAGCGGAGGGTCTCTGAGTATTTTCGCTGCAAATAACCTCAGCAGTGAAGTTCTGGGTATACATCTTGACCCCAATGGCGTCAACAATTCCGCCAACTCCCTTTTTGTCATCATCTTTGCAGCCCTTTTAGGGATGGTATGGCTATGGATGAGTAAGCGGAATATCGAACCCAATACAGTCGTCAAGTTTGGCCTGGCATTTTTGTTTCTTGCCGGCGGATTTTATATTTTTTACTATACCCGTTTTTTTTCCTCTCCGGAGGGCGTTACCTCTCTGAATGTCTTTACCCTGGGATGGCTGATTATTACTTTTGGTGAGTTGAGCCTTTCCCCGATTGGGATGTCTATTATGACCAAGCTGGCTCCGGAAAAGCTGCAGGCCGTCATGATGGGGATGTGGTTTCTTGCCAGTGCGTACGGCCAGTATTTTGCCGGATTGCTCGGCGCCAATATTGCCGAAGCATCTGAGAACGCTTCCAATTATGAAAAACTGCTTGTCTATACAGAAGGCTACCGCCAACTGGGTATGTATGCAGTTATAGCCGGAGTTATTCTTATCGCCATCTCCCCTGTAGTGCGTAAACTGATGCAGGAGGTCAAATAA